A genomic segment from Acidobacteriota bacterium encodes:
- a CDS encoding DUF3881 family protein, protein MSKKVLPAETFDEDYDDNLFEAIGFEIIEDDDFFDLFESADKYGTYSLINRGEATLQGKCWKVGDGLEVWAWLCASGKKIQYEDCRPAFRSRYAYIFSPWELIEYEESGDALLRGYLNADTEILFQLQNLTELNLNVFNYSHLHVAFAGLAYSAVLHSGSYLKRNPPVFELAEKTPELAENAYESDYLIRGRVLAWRYLKNPLTESDLVWLHVDVGKFRLEILANRHALPGRLKIGAAISARIWLQGHILDREDLEARYEGVDRAYEISDFWGRLQRGN, encoded by the coding sequence ACGAAGATTACGATGATAATCTTTTTGAGGCGATAGGCTTTGAAATCATCGAAGATGACGATTTCTTTGACCTTTTTGAAAGCGCCGATAAATACGGCACCTATAGTTTAATCAATCGCGGCGAAGCCACTTTACAAGGCAAATGTTGGAAGGTCGGCGATGGCTTGGAAGTATGGGCATGGCTTTGCGCCAGTGGCAAAAAAATTCAATATGAAGATTGCCGTCCGGCTTTTCGCAGTCGCTACGCTTACATCTTTTCGCCCTGGGAGTTGATTGAATACGAAGAGAGCGGCGACGCTTTGCTGCGCGGCTATCTCAATGCCGATACCGAGATACTTTTTCAATTACAGAACCTCACCGAATTGAATCTCAACGTGTTCAATTATTCGCACCTTCATGTCGCCTTTGCCGGACTCGCATATTCAGCGGTGCTGCATTCGGGTTCCTATCTCAAACGCAATCCGCCGGTTTTTGAATTGGCTGAAAAGACCCCTGAACTCGCAGAGAATGCTTATGAAAGCGATTACCTGATTCGCGGGCGTGTGCTGGCGTGGCGTTATTTGAAAAACCCACTTACGGAAAGTGACCTGGTCTGGCTTCACGTTGATGTCGGCAAATTCCGCCTGGAAATTTTAGCTAATCGTCATGCCTTGCCGGGTCGTTTGAAAATCGGCGCGGCAATCTCCGCGAGAATCTGGTTGCAAGGTCACATTCTCGACCGCGAGGATTTGGAAGCGCGTTATGAAGGTGTAGACCGCGCTTATGAAATCAGTGATTTCTGGGGCAGACTGCAACGCGGCAATTAA
- a CDS encoding tetratricopeptide repeat protein produces MKRLLIVLLLLPMGLMGCAKNPATTEEYEAQTNRAKSYAEAKDYDKAIEAYSKAAAMKPEVDTAYKLRGLTYAEKQDYQQAIQNYYDALDRNQDDAETWNALARASAAIKDYSVAESAFQKAIRLKPDYADPFYYRALMNQERGKRDEASYDLKRCIELSKDVAMQEQARAMLKELGVK; encoded by the coding sequence ATGAAACGACTATTGATTGTCCTGTTATTGTTGCCGATGGGTTTGATGGGTTGTGCAAAAAATCCCGCGACGACGGAAGAGTACGAAGCGCAAACCAACCGCGCCAAATCTTATGCCGAAGCCAAAGATTATGATAAAGCCATCGAGGCGTATTCAAAAGCTGCCGCAATGAAGCCCGAAGTCGATACGGCGTATAAATTGCGCGGTCTGACTTACGCTGAAAAGCAGGATTACCAGCAGGCGATTCAAAATTATTATGATGCGCTCGATAGAAATCAGGACGATGCCGAGACCTGGAATGCATTGGCGCGCGCCAGCGCCGCAATCAAAGATTATTCGGTAGCGGAATCCGCTTTTCAAAAAGCCATTCGTTTAAAGCCGGATTACGCCGACCCGTTTTATTATCGCGCCTTGATGAATCAAGAACGCGGCAAACGCGACGAAGCGAGTTATGATTTAAAGCGCTGTATTGAACTCAGCAAAGATGTGGCGATGCAGGAGCAAGCCCGCGCGATGTTGAAAGAATTAGGGGTGAAGTAG
- a CDS encoding dihydrofolate reductase family protein has translation MSNTDSLVTIHMAASLDGFIARQDGNVDWMETSDEFVSGDTMDPAFVQEFLKTIDCYVMGSRTYETALSFEAKGLGWAYGNKPTFVLTRRNLPRTRDTIEFYAGDLTEFVNGRLRPAFRSIWFVGGGVVSGECLRRGLADEVRYSILPILIGEGIPFFEKLDRDIALHLAEVKAYKTGMVALRYEVRK, from the coding sequence ATGTCAAACACGGATTCTCTTGTAACTATTCACATGGCTGCAAGCCTTGACGGCTTCATCGCTCGGCAGGACGGGAACGTTGACTGGATGGAGACTTCAGACGAATTCGTAAGCGGGGACACAATGGATCCAGCATTCGTCCAGGAGTTTCTCAAAACGATTGATTGTTATGTGATGGGATCGCGAACCTATGAGACCGCCTTGAGTTTTGAAGCCAAAGGATTGGGATGGGCATATGGTAACAAACCTACCTTCGTTCTCACGCGACGCAACTTGCCGCGGACAAGAGATACTATCGAGTTCTACGCCGGTGATCTCACAGAATTCGTGAATGGCCGTTTGCGTCCTGCGTTCCGTAGCATCTGGTTCGTTGGCGGTGGTGTAGTCTCCGGCGAATGCCTGCGTCGTGGGTTGGCCGACGAAGTTCGTTATTCAATCCTACCGATCTTGATTGGGGAGGGCATTCCATTCTTCGAGAAACTCGACAGAGACATTGCCCTGCATCTGGCAGAGGTCAAAGCCTACAAAACCGGAATGGTGGCGCTTCGTTACGAAGTGCGAAAATAG